A DNA window from Camelina sativa cultivar DH55 chromosome 17, Cs, whole genome shotgun sequence contains the following coding sequences:
- the LOC104757977 gene encoding transmembrane protein 136-like gives MEEELVRAIKIIVFGVISWGVAFVLTRRIFSSYSFNFSNRLLSTAHATIAVTLATLSVQDWSCPVCPRASKPSLKQMDVMAFSLSYMIYDLICCQFDKVISIDNAVHHFVSILGFIAGLAYQKSGSEIIATLWIAEISSPFFHLREILKEIGYRDTSLNLAADVCFATIFTLARIVCGPFLVYVSLSADNPIFIKAMGSGLQLVSIFWFYKIFGMMRYKLFKKPKSNKKST, from the exons ATGGAGGAAGAACTAGTAAGAGCTATTAAGATAATAGTATTTGGAGTAATCTCATGGGGTGTGGCCTTTGTTCTCACCCGGAGAATCTTCTCAAGCTACTCATTCAACTTCAGCAACCGTCTTCTCTCCACGGCTCACGCCACAATCGCTGTCACATTAGCAACACTCTCTGTTCAAGATTGGTCTTGCCCTGTTTGTCCCCGAGCATCTAAGCCATCTCTCAAACAG ATGGACGTGATGGCGTTTTCATTGTCATATATGATCTACGATCTCATATGTTGTCAGTTCGATAAAGTGATCAGCATTGATAACGCGGTTCATCATTTTGTTAGCATTCTTGGTTTTATAGCTGGACTTGCTTACCAAAag TCTGGATCTGAGATCATCGCTACACTGTGGATAGCAGAGATATCGAGTCCTTTCTTCCACCTTAGGGAGATTCTCAAAGAGATTGGATACAGAGACACCAGCCTCAATCTAGCCGCCGAT GTATGTTTTGCTACTATATTCACATTGGCGAGAATTGTGTGCGGACCATTTCTCGTTTACGTCAGTCTGTCAGCTGATAATCCCATCTTCATCAAG gCAATGGGATCAGGATTACAACTCGTGAGCATATTTTGGTTCTATAAGATTTTCGGGATGATGagatataaactttttaagaaGCCAAAGTCAAACAAAAAGTCTACTTAG
- the LOC104757976 gene encoding 26S protease regulatory subunit S10B homolog B — MSDGDDAARRRTAAVTEYRKKLLHHKELESRVRTARENLRGAKKEFNKTEDDLKSLQSVGQIIGEVLRPLDNERLIVKASSGPRYVVGCRSKVDKEKLTSGTRVVLDMTTLTIMRALPREVDPVVYNMLHEDPGNISYSAVGGLGDQIRELRESIELPLMNPELFLRVGIKPPKGVLLYGPPGTGKTLLARAIASNIDANFLKVVSSAIIDKYIGESARLIREMFNYAREHQPCIIFMDEIDAIGGRRFSEGTSADREIQRTLMELLNQLDGFDQLGKVKMIMATNRPDVLDPALLRPGRLDRKIEIPLPNEQSRMEILKIHASGIAKHGEIDYEAIVKLGEGFNGADLRNICTEAGMFAIRAERDYVIHEDFMKAVRKLSEAKKLESSSHYNADFGKE, encoded by the exons atgagcgACGGAGACGACGCTGCTAGACGCCGTACCGCGGCGGTGACTGAGTACCGGAAGAAGCTCCTTCATCACAAAGAGCTCGAATCACGTGTCCGCACAG CTAGGGAGAATTTAAGAGGAGCTAAAAAGGAATTCAACAAAACTGAGGATGATTTGAAGTCTCTTCAAAGCGTTGGCCAAATTATCGGAGAAGTACTACGTCCTCTTGATAATGAGCGAT TGATTGTTAAGGCAAGCAGCGGCCCTCGTTATGTGGTGGGTTGTCGTAGCAAGGTGGACAAGGAAAAGCTGACTTCAGGAACTCGAGTTGTCTTGGATATGACTACGCTAACGATTATGCGAGCCCTTCCCCGTGAA GTCGATCCTGTTGTTTATAACATGTTGCATGAAGATCCTGGCAACATTAGTTACTCGGCTGTGGGTGGTTTAGGTGATCAGATCAGGGAACTTAGGGAATCTATTGAGTTGCCTCTCATGAATCCTGAACTTTTCCTTAGAGTAGGGATTAAACCTCCTAAG GGTGTCCTTCTGTATGGACCCCCGGGTACTGGAAAAACTCTATTAGCAAGAGCTATTGCCAGCAACATCGATGCCAACTTCTTGAAg GTTGTATCAAGTGCAATCATAGACAA atacatTGGAGAAAGTGCTAGGTTGATTCGAGAAATGTTTAACTATGCTCGTGAACACCAG CCTTGTATCATTTTCATGGATGAAATCGATGCTATTGGTGGGCGCCGTTTTAGCGAAGGAACTAGTGCTGATCGTGAAATTCAAAGAACACTTATGGAGTTACTCAACCAGCTTGATGGGTTTGACCAACTTGGAAAG GTGAAAATGATAATGGCCACCAACAGGCCGGATGTTCTAGATCCAGCACTTCTCCGTCCGGGTAGGTTAGATAGAAAGATTGAGATCCCATTGCCAAATGAACAATCAAGAATGGAAATCCTCAAGATCCACGCATCTGGTATTGCCAAGCATGGAGAAATAGATTATGAGGCTATTGTGAAACTTGGAGag GGTTTCAATGGTGCCGATCTGCGTAACATATGCACTGAAGCTGGAATGTTTGCAATCAGAGCAGAGCGCGACTATGTAATCCATGAAGACTTCATGAAG GCGGTGAGAAAGCTGAGCGAGGCCAAGAAACTTGAGTCGAGCTCTCACTACAACGCAGATTTCGGGAAAgagtaa